A window of Aequoribacter fuscus genomic DNA:
AGCGCAGCGTCGGTGTCAGCAACGTTGTTGTAGCTGAGCTCTTTGCCCTGAACCTGTTGGGTATTGGAGATGCTGGCGTCAGGTGCAGGCGATTCGGCATAAAATGCAGCGGCTTGATGGGGGTTCTCGCCGTAGCGCATTCCCTGAAGTTTAGTAAATTGCTTCGTGTAAGTGCGCGGGAACTTGGGCTCGCCACCCTCTACGAATTGACCGAAGTGGTTGGCAATAGCGGCGTCGTACTTAGCGGTGTGCTCAAAGGCTTTGATGGCTAAATCGAAGCGCGTCTCGTAAGTTGTAGCGCCGTTGTTTGATTTTAGTTCGTCTAAAATGCGACCGTAGTCGGAGGCATTTACGACAATGGTGACGTCTTTGTGGTTTTTAGCGGCAGAGCGAACCATTGTAGGACCGCCGATATCGATGTTTTCAATAGCATCTTCTTGAGTGCAGTCTGGTTTTGCGATGGTCGCTTCAAAGGGATAAAGGTTTACGACGACCATATCGATAGTCTCGATCGCATGCTCTGACATGACGTCGTCATCGGTACCGCGACGTCCCAAAATACCGCCATGTACTTTAGGGTGTAGCGTTTTAACGCGTCCATCCATCATTTCAGGAAAGCCTGTGTAGGCAGAGACTTCACGAACAGGAAGACCAGCCTCAGACAGCAGTTTGTACGTTCCACCTGTGGACAGTAGCGCGACATTCATAGCGCTTAGTGCTGTGGCGAACTCTACAATGCCGGTTTTATCCGACACGCTAATTAATGCTTGTTTTACGGGGGCAAGAGCGGCTGTAGTCATGTGTGTCCTGAACGTTTTAGTCGATGAGTTGGTGGAATTTGAGTTTTTTGCGCAAGGTGCCGCGGTTTAAGCCCAGCATCTCGGCTGCTTTGCACTGGTTATGATTGACCTGCTCCATCACGTAGGCCAACAAAGGGCCTTCTACCTCGTTAATGACCATGGTGTATAGGTCGCTGGGCAGTTGGCCATCCATTTGTTCGAAATAGGTGTCTAAGCTTGCTGTTACAGCGTTGCGTAGGCTCATAAGAGTGTCCTTTGCCTATTATTCATCGTTATTACGCCGCATCTTTTCTAAGAGTCGCTGTTAATTGCTGGATAAAGTCCAGTTGTTCTTGGGGGTGCTGAATTCGGTTAAAGCTTGATCGTACGCTTCGGTCGAGGTCCATAGATTCAAAGTACCAGCTGGCGTGTTTGCGAGCAAAGCGCACGCCCATAAAGTCGCCGTAAAATTCATGAATCGCAGCTACATGCTGGTAGGCGATGTGTAGTTTCGTTTCACGACTGGGCGCTTCTAGTACCTCGCCGGTACGCCACTTGTGCTTTATCTGACCAAGTAACCAAGGTTGACCCTGTGCGCCGCGGCCGACCATGATCCCGGCAGCACCCGTGTAGTTTAACACCTTAAGTGCCTGATCGGGGTGGGTAATATCACCATTTGCGATGACTGGGATATCGACGCGGCTTACTACCTCTGCGATCGTATCGTATTCGACGGCACCTTTAAACGCGCAGGCTTTGGTGCGCCCGTGAATTGTAAGTGCAGCAATGCCAGCGTCTTGCGCGATGAGGGCAATGGTTGTGGCGTTGCGCTCGTTTGGTGATGTGCCGGTGCGAATTTTGAGGGTCACGGGAATATCTACGGCAGACTTTACTGCGACTAAAATGTCTTGTACTAAGGCTTCGTTGGCGAGCAATGCCGACCCCGCCGCCTTTTTACACACTTTTTTTGCAGGGCAGCCCATATTGATATCGATGATATCGGCGCCAGCTTCCTGGTTGAGCCGAGCTGCTTCCGCCAGTTGTTCGGGGTCATGGCCGACAATCTGTACGATATGAGCTTGGTTGGAGTCAATGACGCTGCGCCATTGGGATTTTTGGGTTTGGCGCGTGTCTGGGTTGGCACTGATCATTTCGGCGACTGCGTAGGACGCGCCGTGCTCGAGGCAGAGTCGACGAAACGGCAAATCTGACACGCCAGCCATAGGTGCGGCGATGACGGGATAGTCAAATTGATGGCGACCGATCGTCAGCAAAGTCGTTACCACTCTTTATGGGGAATTGGTAAGGATACCGCATGTCGTACGGTACTAGAACGAACATTTAAAAAAACTCAATGCTTACGCTTGCGCCCGATTAAACAAACCCATTCGTCGGTTTGATCGGCAATATGCAGCTCGACCGCTGGCAGGTAATGTTCGCTTACAGCTGGAACTTGGGATTCAATCAATCCTGCGAGCACCAACAATCCGCCGGGCTTCAAAAATTCGACTAATTTTGGCGCCAACATCATCAAAGGTTCGGCCAAGATGTTGGCGACTAAAGTATCTGCGTAAGAGGGCGTTAAGTGTTGATTTTCTAGCTCTGGGCTAACCACGATAAAATCGTCAGTCGAAATGCTATTGCGTTGCGCATTATCGGTCGTTGCAACGAGCGCCTGTGGATCGTTGTCGACACCTATAAATCGTGAGGCTCCCATTTTTAGCATGGCAATGCCCAGAATGCCCGATCCACAACCGTAATCCACAGTCATTTGATTTTGAAGATTTTGTTTGGCTAGCTGTTTTAAACACATCGCTGTCGAGGGATGGGTGCCAGTGCCGAACGCTAAACCAGGATCGAGTAATAAATTTACCGCGCTTGGATCGGGTGGGGTGCACCAGCTCGGGCAGATCCATAAGTTGTCGGAAAATTGAATGGGCTGATAGTGTTGCTCCCACTCGCGCTCCCACACTCGGTCTTCCAAGATTTCGATATCAAACTGACATGACGACTCAAACACGTCTTGAAGATGTGAGCGCAACGATTCGCTAGGAGTATCAGCCGTAAATAACCCCAAAATGACGAGGTTGTCCCAAAGAGGTGTCTCCCCAACTCCGGGCTCGAGCACAGGCTGGTCGGCGCCATCTTGAAACGTAATGGATACCGCGCCAAGTTCGAGCAAGTGGTCCTCGATGGTTTCGTGCAATGTCTTGGGCGCACGCGCTCGAACTTGGATCCAGGCCATGTCAGTCTTCCAGGAGGCCTTCGAGATAGTGAATGCTTACACCGCCGGCTAAGAACGAGGTATCTCTAACAAGGTTGCGATGCAGAGCTGCGTTAGTCCGTATGCCTTCTACAACCAACTCATCCAGCGCGCGCTGCATGCGTTTCATAGCGGTAGCGCGATCGTGTCCGTGAGTAATGACTTTGGCAATGAGTGAATCGTAAAACGGGGGCACGGTGTAGCCGTCGTAAATGTGGGAGTCAACACGCACGCCGATACCGCCCGGCGCATGGAAGCGCTTGATCTTGCCTGGCGAGGGCAGGAACGTTTGAGGGTCTTCCGCGTTGATTCGACACTCCATGGCGTGTCCGGTAAAGGTGATATCGTCTTGCTCGAAGCCGAGGGCTTCACCTCCCGCGACGCGAATTTGCTCGCGTACGATGTCGACACCGGTAATCATTTCGGTGACAGGGTGCTCTACCTGCACTCGGGTGTTCATTTCGATAAAGTAAAACCCACCGTCTTCGTACAAGAACTCGAAAGTACCTGCGCCGCGGTAGCCGATGGTCTTACACGCATTGACGCAGCTCTCGCCTACGGCTTGACGCAGCTCATCGGGAATGCCGGGTGCAGGCGCTTCCTCGATCACTTTCTGGTGTCGACGTTGGAGTGAGCAATCGCGGTCGCCCAAGTGAACAACGCCGCCTTGCCCGTCAGCCAATACTTGAATTTCGACGTGTCGCGGACGCTGCAGATATTTCTCGATATAGACGACATCACTGCCAAAAGCCGCCGCGGCTTCTGACTGTGTGACCTGCACCGAGGACAGCAGTGCTGCCTCGTTGTGGACGACGCGCATTCCCCGGCCGCCGCCGCCAGCCGCGGCTTTAACAATCACCGGATAGCCAATGCGACGCGCAATTTCGAGGGTTCGATCGGCATCGGCAGTCAAGGGACCGTCCGAGCCGGGCACCGTGGGGACGCCGGCTTTCTTCATAGCCTCGATGGCCGATACTTTGTCGCCCATTAGGCGGATGGTATCGGCGGTGGGGCCAATAAAAATAAAGCCGCTGCGCTCGACTTGCTCCGCAAAGTCGGCGTTCTCAGCCAAAAAACCGTAGCCGGGGTGAATAGCGTCGGCATTGGTGACTTCGGCTGCGCTGATAATCGCCGGTATGTTTAGGTAGCTTTGCGCTGAGGCTGCGGGACCGATGCAGACAGCTTCGTCTGCTAAACGCACATGCATGAGGTCGCGGTCCGCAGTCGAGTGTACGGCCACCGTTTTGATGCCCAGTTCCTTACAGGCTCTAAGCACGCGCAAGGCGATCTCGCCGCGATTCGCGATCAGGACTTTTTCTATGGTTCGCATCGATCTGCTCCCGATCAAATAATCGTGATCAGAGGCTGGTCGAACTCAACAGCTTCGCCGTTTTCGACCAAGATAGCGCCAATTTTGCCGGATTTGTCTGCTTCAATTTGGTTCATCATCTTCATGGCTTCGACGATACAGATGACGTCGCCGGCGTTAACGTTTTGGCCGACCTTGATGAAAGGTGCGGATGTTGGTGAGGGCGCAGCATAGTACGTGCCGACCATCGGTGATTTAACGGCATGACCCTCTACCGCAGCTTCTTTGGGTGCTTCTGCCACTGGCGCCGCAGGTGCAGCGGCCGCCGGAGCGGGAGGTGCGTAGGTCGGTACAGAGGCAACCGAAACATTGCCTGCGGGTGCGCTGCGGCGAATACGGACAGAATCATCGCCTTCATGAATCTCGATTTCGTCGATATTTGACTCTTCGAGAAGCTCAACCAATTTTTTGACCTTGCGGATATCCATAGTAGTTCAACCTTATAAAGTGAAAGCGCTTGGCGCGTTAATGTTGTTTTGTGTGCTCGATCGCCGCTGTTAGCGCCAGTTCGTAACTTTTAACTCCAAAGCCACAAATAACGCCGATGGCGACATCCGATAAATACGAGTGTTTTCTGAAGGGTTCTCGAGCGTGTACGTTCGATAAATGCGTTTCAATAAATGGAATGGCGACACCGGTAAGTGCATCGCGTAAGGCTACGCTCGTATGGGTCAACGCACCGGGATTAATCACAATCACATCGACATTAGCCGCGCGTGCAGAATGAATTTTGTCGATGAGTTCGTGCTCAGCGTTGCTTTGATAGCAGCTAATTTGTGCACCTTCTTGCAGGGCAATGAGTTGAAGTTGCCCATTGATGTCGTCTAGCGTGCTGTGGCCATAGACTTCGGGCTCGCGTTGGCCAAGTAAGTTGAGATTGGGGCCATGTATTACCCAAATTGTCGCCATATGAGAGCCGCCCCCGCTGCCTGCTTATAATGGCGCAAGTGTGACAAATTACCGTTTAGAAGTCCATGGGTTCCGAGCCGTTTCGCCGCAAATCACGCTTTTTAGCGTGATTTACCTTAATTGACTGGCAGTATTTACTGCGCGCCAATCGAATTCAGTACAATTTCTTTGGTGAGAATTTGGGGCAAGATTACCGGCGGCTGGCTATTTCCTGGATAGACGAGGTAAAACGGTATGCCGCTGCGCTGAAACTCTGCCAAAAATTCTGCAACCGCGGGGTCGTAATTCGTCCAGTCGATAATGTGGTAGATGACATTGCGTTCGGCAAAGGCTTGCTGAATTTCCGCAGTTTCAAGCACGGCCTTCTCGTTGGCAATGCACGTAATGCACCAGTCGGCGGTGACGTCTACAAAGACCGTCTGCGGCCCGGCTGTCAGCGTGTTGAACTCGCTGCGCGAAAACGCGCCACTTGATGATTGGGTTTCGGTTTGGACGGGCGGGTTGAAGGTTAGTAGGATGGCAAGTGCGAAGGTCAGTGCAGACAAGCGTTTTGCCCAACCTGTTTTGCTCCAGAGCCATAGCGACAAGGCTATTAACAAGCAGGCAACCAGTAAGGTGGCGAAGACATCCACGCCTGCTTGGCGCCCTGCAACCCAAAGTAACCAGATTACCGTCATGTAGAGTGGGAATGCTAAAAATTGCCGGAACGTGACCATCCAAGCGCCTGGTTTCGGCATCCAACGTCTAAGCGTGGTGCTGTAGCTTAGAGCTATCATGGGTAATGCCATGCCTAGCCCGAGTGCGGCGAAAACTAGCAGCGCTGTTGCGGTATTTTGGGTTAGCGCAAAACCTAAAGCCGTGCCCATAAATGGCGCTGTGCAGGGGCTTGCTACCACGACCGCAAGTACGCCCGTAAAAAAGCTGCTCTTGTGGTTGGTTCCTTGGGTGAGCGAGCTGCCTAAGCCCATGAACGACGTTCCGAGCTCGGCAAGGCCCGATAAAGCGAGCGCCATTGCGAAGAACAGAAGCGCCAGCAGCCCGACGAATTCAGTGCTTTGTAGCTGGAATCCCCAGCCAACTGCTTGACCGGCTGCTTTTAACGTCAGTATAAGACCGGCAAATGCCACAAAACTTAAAACAACGCCTGCGGTGTAATACCAGCTGTGAACATGGTTTTCCTTCGGATCAGCGCTGACAAAACCTAAAACTTTTAACGAAAGAATAGGGAAAACACAGGGCATTAAGTTGAGGATGGCCCCACCGAGCAAGGCGAACAGCATTATTGTCCATACGCTTTGCGAGCTGACTTCCGGTCGCGGCTGCAGGGATTGCTGAGCTTGCCGATATTGCTCTGCGCTTAGGGGTAAAACTTGTCCGGCCCCAGGCTGTAGCTCGAAGTAGTCCGTGCGTGGAGGATAGCACAGGCCCGCATCGGCGCAGCCTTGCGAAGTAATGGCAAGCACCGTGCCGTCGGGTATGGGAGTGGCGGTGCTTAGGTCAATGTCAGCAAACTCGTAATAGACTTTTACGTCGCCGAAATACTCATCCGTTTTATCGATAGCTGCTGAATAGCGAGCGCTTACCCCCGGTGCCCTGGATTCGGGCTTAAGAGCAAATGCAAACTGATGCTGATACAGATAGTATTCGGGAGCGATTTGCCACAGTACCTTTAGCGTTTGTGCATCGATCAGGTCGACTTGAACCTTGTAAGCGTCTTCAACAGGTAAGAACTCATCTTGATTGCTTGCTGTTAGAAAGTTGCCTTGCGCCAGACTTTGCAGTGGCAGGGCGAGCAGTAATAGCACGGCAAACAACTTGCGAATTCCCTGATCCATTTGCAACCTCAAGCGGTAAAAAGAGCGTAAATACTAGCAGGTTGCTGGTGTAATCCCAAAGTTTCGCCAATCATTCGTGCTATAGTGGCGTCAGATAAAGGAGTGTTGCTATGAAGTTTGTTTTGCAGGCCCTCATGCTCGGTTTAAGCGCGGTGTGTGTTAGTGATGTGGCGGCGAGTCAGGCGCAACACGAGCAGCAGCAGGCCTCGCATGGTAGTCATGCTAATGAGCTACACATTATGAATGGTTGGGTTCGTGCGCTGCCGCCCACGCGAAAGGTGACTGCGGCGTATCTGACATTGCATAACGCTAGCGATACCACAATGACAATTGACGGGTTTAGTTCACCCATTGCAGCTGCTGCAGAGCTGCATGATTCGGTCCTTCAAGATGGACAGATGCGCATGATCAAGCAGGAGGCTTTGGTGTTGGCGCCCGATGAGCACAAGACATTACAACCTGCTGGTTTGCATGTGATGTTGCTGGGGCTTGAGGCTATGCCGAAAGAGGGCGATCAAGTCGAAGTGTGCGTTAAATCAGGCGAGTTGAAGTCTTGCAAGGCAGTGCCTGTGTTAAAAATGGCTCCTATGGATGCGATGCCGCATCACCAACATCATTAAACGGAGCAAATCATGGCGCTGCAGCAACTGAAAAACCGAATTAAGACGTGGTTGCCCACCGGCGCTGTGGGCCTGGCTGGCCCCTTGGGAGGTTTGCTCGCGGTTTATATTTTACTGGTGGCGGGGCTTGGAATTTATTGGTCGCGCGCGCCTGCACCTTTCGACGTTCAAGCCATTATCGCGGAGTCTTCATCCCGTCCGGCGACGGGTGTTGCCACAACATTAACTGCCATTCAGCTGGGCGAAAGTCTGTTATCGAAGCCGGGGGGCTTTTTGCGCAATGACATCGCGCCACCTGGAGTTTTGTTGGATAACATCCCCAACTGGGAATACGGCGTTTTAATTCAGCTGCGTGATTTGACTCGGGCGATGCGAGAGGTGATGTCTCGATCGCAATCACAATCACGCGAAGACCCCGATTTGGCTTTGGCGGAGCCTCGCTTTAACTTTCAGGCTAATTCTTGGATGTTGCCAAGTTCCGAATCCCAGTACGAGGAAGGCTTGGCGTATTTGCGTGCGTACTTGGCGCGTTTGCAAGACCCTGAGGCAAAAGAGGCGCAGTTTTACGCCAGAGCCGACAATCTTCGACATTGGCTGGCAGCGGTAGATATTCGGCTGGGCAGCCTGTCGCAGCGCTTGAGCGCCAGTGTGGGGCAGCGGCGTGTGAATACCGATTTGGCTGGCGATGGCGCCGCAACTCAGTCCACGCCGGTACCGGCCGAGCTAGAAGTTAAAACACCGTGGGCTGAAATTGACGATGTGTTTTATGAGGCGCGGGGTACCGCCTGGGCCTTGTTGCACATTCTGCGTGCTATCGAGGTGGACTTTGCGGATGTGTTGGCCAAAAAGAACGCTACTGTGAGTGTCCGACAAATTATCAGAGAACTCGAGGCCACGCAGGAAAACGTATGGAGCCCCATGATATTGAACGGCAGTGGCTTTGGTCTGTGGGCTAATCACTCATTGGTCATGGCGAGCTACTTAACCCGAGCCAATGCTGCCATTGTCGATCTCAGAGATTTGCTAGCCCAGGGTTAGGTAAGCTGGCGACGATAGCGCAGGCGCGTGCCTGTATCCAGAGACAGACGTATCTCTTCGGGGCTTAATTCGTCTGGGAAGTAGGTGCCCGAGAGTTTGGCGTCTAGGATGCTTGCTCCCTCTAAATTCGTGTTGCGAAAGTCGATACCGGACAGATCGGCGTTGCGGAAGTAGGCGTCGCTGAAATCTAAGCCGTCGGCATTCATGTTGCGCAAATCTCGACCACGGTAATCGCCGCTTTTAAGTTCGCTGGTGCTAAGAGTATCTCGCGCTTCATTAAACGCTTTAACGTCTTCTTGGCGCAGCATTTGATAAAGAGGATCGGGTTTAATTTCTGGTTTGCTCACCGTTTGGCCTCGCGAGTTAGTTACCAAAGAAAGATTGGCGTAAGTGCTGACAGGTGTCAGCACTCAATCTAGGACCATATTGACTCACGATGGTTCCCGCCGCAAGGCTGCCAAAGCGTCCCGAGGTGGCAAAATCCTCACCGCGTGTGAGTGCATATAAAAACGCGCCTGCAAACATATCACCTGCCCCGTTGCTGTCGATGGCGTGTACTTGGTGTGCGGGTATCTCAATGAGTTCGCTACCATCGTAGGCAAGCGCTCCCTCTGCGCCGCGGGTAATAACAAACTGCCCCGCTTTGTGTTTTAACATCTCGATCGCGACGTCTAGGGATTCAGTTTTGGCATAGGTCAGGGCTTCTTGAGTATTGCAGAAGATTAAATCAACGCCATCGCCGACCAAGGCATCGATTTGCGATCGAAAAAATTCGACCATGCCGGGATCCGAAAAGCTGACCGCGATTTTTACCTCGTTCTGTTTGGCGATATCGCGGGCGCGCAGACAGGCTTTCATGCCGGTTGGTGAGGGCGCTTGATAGGCTTCTAGATAAAGCCACTCGCTCGCACACAAAGCTTTGGTATTGAGTTGGTCGAGCGACAAGGCCGCACTGATGCCCAAAAAGGTATTCATGCTGCGTTCCGCATCGGGGGTAATCATGACCAAACATTTACCCGTAGTGCCAATACCTCGCGCAACGGATTCGTCAAAGGCTACACCTGCTGCTGCCAAATCGCCGAGATAGATGTCACCGTACTCATCGTGCGCCACTTTGCAGGCAAAGTACGTTGGGCTACCCAGTAGGGCCGCCGCAATCACCGAGTTGGCAGCACTACCACCACTGGCGTGTTCGGCGGTGGTTAGGTGATCTTGTAGGTGGGCAATTAGCTCATCTTGACGGGCTTCGTCGACTAAGGTCATTAAGCCCTTTTCGACCTGCATGGTGTTAAGGTCTTGATCGGTGACTTTAATTTCAGTGTCGACAAGTGCCGCACCGATCCCGAAGATGGTGTATTGCTTCATGTTGGGTCGCTTCGCGTTTGGTTTCGTGTATTATCTCAGCATCCACTCTAATTAAAAGTGTAATCTTTCCGCATAATCGGCTTATTTCATGTTGCGCAGGCTTTCTATTGTATTGTTGAAGTTATTTCTGGCGGGTCTCGCTTTGGGTTTGCTATGGGTTGCCTATCTCGATGCGACCATCAGCAATACCTTTGATCAAAAGCGCTACGCGCTACCGGCGACGGTATATGGGCGTTCACTTGAGCTCTTCGAGGGTGCGCCCATAGAACCTGCGGCATTAGTTCGCGAATTAGACTGGGTGGGTTATCGCTCAGTGGCATCTTTATATCGGCCAGGGCAGTACAGCCGCAATGGCAATCTCATTGAGGTTTATACGCGAGATTTTAAGTTCCCTGATCAATTTGCCAAGGGTGCTAGAGTGGCGATTACGCTGAGTCAAGGTCGAGTCACAACGCTAACGCGGGAAGGCAGGGCAATCGATTTACTCCGACTTGAGCCAATGGTGATCGGTGGTGTCTACCCTAAACACGGTGAAGACCGATTGCTGGTGCAATTAGCCGATGTGCCTGCGAGTTTGACGCAGGGCTTGTTGGCTATTGAAGATCAGCGTTTCATGGAACACTACGGTTTTTCTGTCACGGGTATCGCTCGCGCGTTCATTAGCAATGTACGTTCTGGTCGCGTCGTGGCCGGTGGTTCTACTATCACTCAGCAGCTTGTGAAGAACTACTATCTGACGCCGGAGCGCACCATTACTCGGAAGATTCGCGAGTTGATTATGTCGGTGCTGCTGGAATGGCATGCCGAAAAAGAAGAAATCTTAGAAAGTTATCTAAACGAAATTTATCTAGGGCAAGACGGTCCTCGCGCTATACACGGGTTCGCTTTGGGGGCCTTACATTATTTTGATACGCCGCTGACGCAGTTGGGTTTGCATCAGCAGGCGCTGTTGGTTGGCATGGTAAAAGGCCCCTCATTATATAACCCTAACCGCAACCCTGAGCGCGCCAAAGAGCGCCGAAATTTGGTGCTGGATGTGTGGACGCAAGAAGGTATTATCACGCCGGAGCAGGGTGCGGTAGCCAAGCTAATGCCTTTGGATTTGCAGGGGCAAGATTCGTTGAAGCAGCGTTTTCCGGCATACTTAGATCTCGTGCGTCGACAGTTACGCCTAGAGTACAAGGATGAGGATCTCACAACCTTGGGCTTGCGCATTTTTACAGCCTTTGACCCTTCGATGCAGCTGACCCTGCAAAGAATCACTGAAAATACGCTAGCGTCTATTGATGATACTAAGCTACTGCAGTCGGCATCGGTGGTGACGCGAGTGGACAGTGGTGAGGTGATCGCCCTAACGGGTGGCCGCCAGGTCAGTCAGGCGGGCTTTAATCGTGCTCTTGATGCCAGGCGACCTGCCGGTTCTTTGTTCAAACCCGCGGTCTATTTGGCAGCGCTGGAGGATGACGCTAAGTACAGCTTAGTCACTGAAATTCCAGATTTGCCTTTAGCCGTTGAATTGCCGAGTGGTGACGTGTGGTCGCCCGAGAACTATGACAAAACGCACCGTGGTTCTGTGTCGCTTTACGCAGCCTTGATTGATTCTTTGAATTTGCCAGCGGCGCGATTAGGACTCGATCTAGGACCGGCGCGGGTTAAGCAAATGCTACAGCGCTTGGGCATGACAGCACCTATTCCCGAGGTTGCCTCGCTACCTTTGGGGGTGGGAGAGTACGCCGCTATAGATCTGGCCGCGGTGTATCAAACCATCGCCGCTGGAGGATTTAGAACCCCCTTGAGAACCATACGCGATATCGTTGATGCCAATGGAGACCCTTTGCGCCGGTATCCGCTTGCGTACGAACGCACCGTTGACCGAGCGACCATGCACCTGTTGCACTATGCGTTGCTGGGTGTCATGGAAGAGGGCACCGGTGCATCTTTGGCGCCGTTATTGCCTGCTGATTTGGTAACGGCGGCAAAAAGTGGCACCAGTGACGATGGACGCGACTCGTGGTTTGCAGGTTTTAGCGGGGACTTGTTGACCGTAACTTGGGTGGGTTTTGACGACAATCGTGCCAGCTCTTTAACCGGCACACGCGGCGCGGGGCAGATCTGGGCCCGGTTTATGGCGCAAGAAGCACGCAGGTCGGTCGCGTATCGTATCCCGGAAAAAGTGGAATATAAGTGGATTGACGTGACGAATGGGCGTAGAACAGGGCGTGGTTGTCCCAATGCGCAGCGCATTCCCTTTATAGAAGGCAGTGCGCCACGAACGAGTACCGATTGTCGTAAAACGGATAACCCCGTCCGCGATTGGTTACAAAAAGTATTTGGAGTATGAGTATGGTCTGTGTACAGCGAGCTGGGATCCTGGTTCTGTTTACTCTGCTAGCGGCGTGTGAAACGCCAGCGCCCAAGCAAGGCGATACTCGCACGCCGTCTCTGCCTCAAGCTGTGGAGGTACAGCGGCCGCTGTCGCCGGCTTATCTGCGCCTACTCGATGAAGGTCAGCAACAGTTGAACGCCGGGCAAATTGCTGATGCGATTGCCACCTTTGAGCGGGCGCAGCGTATTCACGCTGATAATGCCCGTGTGTATGTCGCTCTGTCGCAAGCTTATAGCAAGGCGGGTGATCGGCGCGCTTCAGTGGCGATGGCTGAGCGCGGTCTGCTGTATTGCAAAGATCTTGATCGTTGCCGTGTGCTACGGAAGCTCGCCGGGGGCTAAATCTCGGCATACCAGTTGGTAACCCGAATCATGGGGTATGAATTCTAAGCATTGGTTAATGCATCTCGGATACTCGCCAACACTGTGGCTGACAAAAATCAGTTGGGTATGTCCCGCGTTAGCGACATGATCAATCGCGTCGAGTAGTTGCTCGGTATGAACCGCGTCTAAACC
This region includes:
- the purH gene encoding bifunctional phosphoribosylaminoimidazolecarboxamide formyltransferase/IMP cyclohydrolase, with the translated sequence MTTAALAPVKQALISVSDKTGIVEFATALSAMNVALLSTGGTYKLLSEAGLPVREVSAYTGFPEMMDGRVKTLHPKVHGGILGRRGTDDDVMSEHAIETIDMVVVNLYPFEATIAKPDCTQEDAIENIDIGGPTMVRSAAKNHKDVTIVVNASDYGRILDELKSNNGATTYETRFDLAIKAFEHTAKYDAAIANHFGQFVEGGEPKFPRTYTKQFTKLQGMRYGENPHQAAAFYAESPAPDASISNTQQVQGKELSYNNVADTDAALECVKVFAEPACVIVKHANPCGVATATTLLEAYHKAFETDPESAFGGIIAFNRPLDAETAKTIIDRQFVEVIIAPTVDNDALPILAQKTNVRVLTTTGWQATAPALDIKQVNGGILLQDRDLSLIGADEIKVVSKRGPTPTEMADLLFAWRVAKFVKSNAIVYAKNQRTIGVGAGQMSRVNSARIAAIKAEHAGLEVQGSVMASDAFFPFRDGIDNAAKVGIAAVIQPGGSIRDEEVIAAADEANIAMVFTGMRHFRH
- the prmA gene encoding 50S ribosomal protein L11 methyltransferase, whose amino-acid sequence is MAWIQVRARAPKTLHETIEDHLLELGAVSITFQDGADQPVLEPGVGETPLWDNLVILGLFTADTPSESLRSHLQDVFESSCQFDIEILEDRVWEREWEQHYQPIQFSDNLWICPSWCTPPDPSAVNLLLDPGLAFGTGTHPSTAMCLKQLAKQNLQNQMTVDYGCGSGILGIAMLKMGASRFIGVDNDPQALVATTDNAQRNSISTDDFIVVSPELENQHLTPSYADTLVANILAEPLMMLAPKLVEFLKPGGLLVLAGLIESQVPAVSEHYLPAVELHIADQTDEWVCLIGRKRKH
- the aroQ gene encoding type II 3-dehydroquinate dehydratase produces the protein MATIWVIHGPNLNLLGQREPEVYGHSTLDDINGQLQLIALQEGAQISCYQSNAEHELIDKIHSARAANVDVIVINPGALTHTSVALRDALTGVAIPFIETHLSNVHAREPFRKHSYLSDVAIGVICGFGVKSYELALTAAIEHTKQH
- the accC gene encoding acetyl-CoA carboxylase biotin carboxylase subunit, giving the protein MRTIEKVLIANRGEIALRVLRACKELGIKTVAVHSTADRDLMHVRLADEAVCIGPAASAQSYLNIPAIISAAEVTNADAIHPGYGFLAENADFAEQVERSGFIFIGPTADTIRLMGDKVSAIEAMKKAGVPTVPGSDGPLTADADRTLEIARRIGYPVIVKAAAGGGGRGMRVVHNEAALLSSVQVTQSEAAAAFGSDVVYIEKYLQRPRHVEIQVLADGQGGVVHLGDRDCSLQRRHQKVIEEAPAPGIPDELRQAVGESCVNACKTIGYRGAGTFEFLYEDGGFYFIEMNTRVQVEHPVTEMITGVDIVREQIRVAGGEALGFEQDDITFTGHAMECRINAEDPQTFLPSPGKIKRFHAPGGIGVRVDSHIYDGYTVPPFYDSLIAKVITHGHDRATAMKRMQRALDELVVEGIRTNAALHRNLVRDTSFLAGGVSIHYLEGLLED
- a CDS encoding helix-turn-helix domain-containing protein translates to MSLRNAVTASLDTYFEQMDGQLPSDLYTMVINEVEGPLLAYVMEQVNHNQCKAAEMLGLNRGTLRKKLKFHQLID
- the accB gene encoding acetyl-CoA carboxylase biotin carboxyl carrier protein; this encodes MDIRKVKKLVELLEESNIDEIEIHEGDDSVRIRRSAPAGNVSVASVPTYAPPAPAAAAPAAPVAEAPKEAAVEGHAVKSPMVGTYYAAPSPTSAPFIKVGQNVNAGDVICIVEAMKMMNQIEADKSGKIGAILVENGEAVEFDQPLITII
- the dusB gene encoding tRNA dihydrouridine synthase DusB, translating into MLTIGRHQFDYPVIAAPMAGVSDLPFRRLCLEHGASYAVAEMISANPDTRQTQKSQWRSVIDSNQAHIVQIVGHDPEQLAEAARLNQEAGADIIDINMGCPAKKVCKKAAGSALLANEALVQDILVAVKSAVDIPVTLKIRTGTSPNERNATTIALIAQDAGIAALTIHGRTKACAFKGAVEYDTIAEVVSRVDIPVIANGDITHPDQALKVLNYTGAAGIMVGRGAQGQPWLLGQIKHKWRTGEVLEAPSRETKLHIAYQHVAAIHEFYGDFMGVRFARKHASWYFESMDLDRSVRSSFNRIQHPQEQLDFIQQLTATLRKDAA